One Thioclava electrotropha DNA segment encodes these proteins:
- the smc gene encoding chromosome segregation protein SMC encodes MRFSRLRLNGFKSFVDPTDLVIHDGLTGVVGPNGCGKSNLLEALRWVMGENRPSAMRGGGMEDVIFAGASSRGARNFAEVALQIDNTERLAPSGFNDSDGLEIVRRITRDAGSAYKVNSKDVRARDVQMLFADASTGAHSPALVRQGQISELINAKPKNRRRILEEAAGISGLYQRRHEAELKLNGAEQNLTRVDDVIEQLASQLATLARQARQAARYRTIGEELRRAEGMLLYRRWREADLARTTAEEAHREKVAGAAQAEKASREAAKARQGKEDALPPLREEEAIAGAILQRLTVQRDALSDQEDQAIARIETLKARIEQLVRDMEREAGLNRDAGETIGRLEWEQAQIAKASEGHEDKLAAAVDAAHEAAQILQEREAQLSELTEDVARLAARHQSSQRLVTDNRATAEKSEAAAAQAKQAAEAAAAALAKANTEFEAAEGAQTQAQAAAEAAEEALGQADDARAEAQGRESAARAARSEAEGEAGALRAEVSALARLVDREASNGQQILDRVRVDRGYEAALGAALADDLRAPEVGEDDATGWQALPDYPAPQPLPVGVEPLSAHVDVPDVLVRRISQIGLVEDYDEGVRLQDQLAPGQRLVSTEGDLWRWDGYRAGAEDAPTAAALRLQQLNRLVELKRDLEDAEARASGAKSAHEALTAALAEATRADAAAREARRDADRRLAEAGRALSRAEADRSIASSKLESAQLAVARHEEEAGSARMALREAENAQSSLPDLDAARGDVEAVKMTVEAARMTMMTKRSAHDEIRREGEARLKRRQEITKEISGWRHRLETAEKRSAELETRKIESEAELKDASAAPEELAAKRAELSEAIATAEARQAEASDKLSSAESALREAQLAERESERLAGEAREARARAEARVDAARETVAYAAERILEETEKSPQDLLASLDADPEKMPDAEKLDAEVNRLKRLRESLGAVNLRAEEDAREVQEEHDTLVQEKSDLEEAIRKLRAGISGLNREGRERLLTAFEQVNENFRTLFTHLFGGGSANLQLVESDDPLEAGLEIMCQPPGKKLSTLSLLSGGEQTLTAMALIFAVFMANPAPICVLDEVDAPLDDANVTRFCDLLDEMTRRTDTRFLIITHHAVTMARMDRLFGVTMQEQGVSQLVSVDLKKAEALVA; translated from the coding sequence TTGCGCTTCTCTCGGCTACGTCTCAACGGTTTCAAGAGCTTCGTGGACCCCACGGATCTCGTGATCCATGACGGGCTGACCGGCGTCGTCGGACCCAATGGCTGCGGCAAGTCGAACCTCCTGGAAGCGCTGCGCTGGGTGATGGGCGAGAACCGCCCCTCGGCGATGCGCGGCGGCGGCATGGAAGACGTGATCTTCGCCGGTGCCTCGTCGCGCGGCGCACGCAATTTCGCGGAGGTCGCGCTGCAGATCGACAATACCGAGCGGCTTGCGCCCTCCGGGTTCAACGACAGCGACGGGCTGGAAATCGTGCGCCGGATCACCCGCGATGCGGGCTCGGCCTATAAGGTGAACTCCAAGGACGTGCGCGCCCGCGACGTGCAGATGCTGTTCGCCGATGCCTCGACCGGCGCGCATTCGCCCGCGCTCGTGCGGCAGGGCCAGATTTCCGAACTGATCAACGCCAAGCCGAAGAACCGCCGCCGTATCCTCGAGGAAGCGGCCGGGATTTCGGGCCTCTATCAGCGCCGCCACGAAGCGGAGCTGAAGCTGAACGGCGCGGAACAGAACCTGACCCGCGTCGACGACGTGATCGAGCAGCTCGCCTCGCAACTGGCCACCTTGGCCCGGCAGGCGCGCCAGGCCGCGCGCTACCGCACCATTGGCGAAGAGCTGCGCCGCGCCGAGGGGATGCTGCTGTATCGCCGCTGGCGCGAAGCCGATCTGGCCCGCACCACTGCCGAAGAGGCACATCGCGAGAAGGTCGCCGGGGCCGCGCAGGCGGAGAAAGCGTCCCGCGAGGCGGCCAAAGCCCGGCAAGGCAAGGAAGACGCATTGCCGCCGCTGCGCGAGGAAGAAGCCATTGCAGGCGCGATCCTGCAACGGCTCACCGTACAGCGCGATGCGCTCTCGGATCAGGAAGATCAGGCGATCGCGCGGATCGAAACGCTGAAAGCCCGGATCGAGCAGCTCGTGCGCGACATGGAGCGCGAAGCGGGTCTCAACCGCGATGCGGGCGAGACGATCGGGCGGCTCGAATGGGAGCAGGCGCAGATCGCGAAAGCCTCCGAAGGGCATGAAGACAAGCTGGCGGCCGCGGTCGATGCCGCCCATGAGGCCGCGCAGATTTTGCAGGAGCGCGAGGCGCAACTGTCGGAACTGACCGAGGATGTCGCGCGGCTCGCCGCCCGTCACCAGTCGTCGCAGCGTCTCGTCACCGACAACCGCGCGACGGCGGAGAAATCCGAAGCCGCTGCGGCGCAGGCGAAGCAGGCCGCCGAAGCCGCTGCTGCCGCGCTTGCGAAGGCGAACACGGAATTCGAAGCGGCAGAAGGCGCACAGACGCAGGCGCAGGCCGCAGCCGAAGCCGCCGAGGAAGCGCTTGGCCAAGCCGATGACGCGCGCGCCGAGGCTCAGGGCCGCGAAAGCGCGGCCCGGGCGGCGCGCTCGGAAGCCGAGGGCGAAGCGGGGGCCTTGCGGGCCGAGGTGTCGGCGCTCGCGCGTCTGGTCGATCGCGAAGCCTCCAACGGGCAGCAAATTCTCGACCGCGTCCGGGTGGATCGCGGCTACGAGGCGGCGCTGGGTGCCGCGCTCGCCGATGACCTGCGCGCGCCGGAAGTCGGCGAGGATGACGCGACCGGCTGGCAAGCCCTGCCCGACTATCCCGCGCCGCAGCCCCTGCCCGTCGGTGTCGAGCCGCTCTCAGCTCATGTGGATGTGCCCGATGTGCTGGTCCGCCGGATTTCGCAGATCGGTCTGGTCGAGGATTACGACGAGGGCGTGCGGCTGCAGGATCAACTGGCCCCCGGCCAGCGGCTCGTCTCGACCGAGGGCGACCTTTGGCGCTGGGACGGCTATCGCGCCGGTGCCGAGGACGCCCCGACCGCCGCCGCGCTGCGCCTGCAACAGCTCAACCGTCTGGTGGAGTTGAAGCGCGATCTCGAAGACGCCGAGGCGCGCGCTTCGGGCGCGAAATCCGCCCATGAGGCGCTGACCGCCGCGCTGGCCGAGGCCACCCGCGCCGATGCCGCCGCCCGCGAGGCGCGCCGTGATGCCGATCGCCGTCTGGCCGAAGCTGGCCGCGCGCTCAGCCGGGCCGAGGCCGATCGCTCCATCGCCAGTTCCAAGCTGGAAAGCGCCCAGCTCGCCGTCGCCCGCCACGAGGAAGAAGCCGGCAGCGCGCGGATGGCGCTGCGCGAGGCGGAGAATGCGCAATCCTCCCTGCCCGATCTGGACGCCGCGCGCGGCGACGTCGAGGCGGTGAAGATGACCGTCGAAGCGGCGCGGATGACGATGATGACCAAGCGCTCTGCCCATGACGAAATCCGCCGCGAAGGCGAGGCGCGGCTGAAGCGTCGGCAGGAGATCACCAAGGAAATCTCCGGTTGGCGGCACCGGCTGGAGACCGCCGAGAAACGCTCTGCCGAGCTGGAAACCCGCAAGATCGAGAGCGAGGCGGAGCTGAAGGACGCCTCTGCCGCACCCGAGGAACTGGCCGCGAAACGCGCCGAGCTGTCGGAGGCCATCGCCACCGCCGAAGCGCGTCAGGCAGAGGCGTCGGACAAGCTTTCGAGCGCGGAAAGCGCCCTGCGCGAGGCGCAGCTGGCCGAGCGCGAATCCGAACGTCTGGCTGGCGAGGCGCGCGAAGCCCGCGCCCGCGCCGAAGCGCGCGTCGATGCAGCCCGCGAGACCGTCGCCTATGCCGCCGAACGTATTCTGGAGGAGACCGAGAAGTCGCCGCAGGATCTGCTGGCAAGCCTCGACGCCGATCCCGAAAAGATGCCCGACGCGGAAAAGCTCGACGCGGAAGTGAACCGGCTGAAACGCCTGCGCGAGAGCCTTGGTGCTGTGAACCTGCGCGCCGAGGAAGACGCCCGCGAAGTGCAGGAAGAGCATGACACGCTGGTGCAGGAGAAATCCGATCTCGAAGAGGCGATCCGCAAGCTGCGCGCGGGGATTTCGGGTTTGAACCGCGAAGGGCGCGAGCGTCTGCTGACCGCGTTCGAGCAGGTGAACGAGAACTTCCGCACGCTGTTCACCCACCTCTTCGGCGGCGGCTCGGCGAACCTGCAACTGGTCGAAAGCGACGACCCGCTGGAGGCCGGTCTCGAGATCATGTGCCAGCCGCCGGGCAAGAAGCTGTCGACGCTGTCGCTGCTGTCGGGCGGTGAGCAGACTCTGACCGCGATGGCGCTGATCTTCGCGGTCTTCATGGCCAACCCCGCGCCGATCTGTGTGCTCGACGAGGTCGACGCACCGCTCGATGACGCCAACGTGACGCGCTTCTGCGACCTGCTCGACGAGATGACGCGGCGCACCGATACGCGCTTCCTGATCATCACCCACCACGCTGTAACGATGGCGCGGATGGACCGGCTGTTCGGGGTAACGATGCAGGAGCAGGGCGTGAGCCAGCTGGTCTCGGTCGACCTGAAGAAGGCCGAGGCGCTGGTGGCATAA
- a CDS encoding CidA/LrgA family protein: protein MIPALSLILACQLAGEILSRALQLPLPGPVLGMIFLLIAMSVSGKVQQIVRPTAQFVLQHLSLLFVPAGVGIVAHLGALREHGVGLAVALVISTMLAIVVGAAAFVAVAKLTRSDVDD, encoded by the coding sequence ATGATCCCAGCCCTGTCCCTGATCCTCGCCTGCCAACTCGCCGGCGAGATCCTGTCCCGCGCCTTGCAACTGCCGCTTCCCGGCCCGGTTCTGGGGATGATCTTCCTGCTGATCGCGATGAGCGTCTCGGGCAAGGTGCAGCAGATCGTGCGCCCCACGGCCCAGTTCGTGTTGCAGCACCTGTCGCTTCTCTTCGTGCCTGCGGGCGTGGGGATCGTCGCGCATCTCGGCGCGCTGCGCGAGCATGGGGTGGGTCTGGCGGTGGCGCTGGTGATCTCGACCATGCTGGCGATCGTGGTCGGGGCGGCGGCCTTCGTCGCGGTGGCGAAGCTGACCCGGAGCGATGTCGATGACTGA
- a CDS encoding LrgB family protein has product MTDPFKLWSYLSSEPLLWLWATLIAYWIGDTIFRRVNRSPFANPVMIAVVILGAVLLMTGTPYQRYFDGAQFVHFMLGPATVCLAVPLHANLPKVKRALLPIAAGLVAGSVTAIVSVLAIAKAMGAGPELLASLAPKSVTAPVAIGISQSLGGEPSLTAALVILTGMIGAITVTPMLNLLGFRDWRARGFAVGVAAHGIGTARAFQVHETAGAFASIGMGLNAVLTAFLAPVVLSYFG; this is encoded by the coding sequence ATGACTGATCCGTTCAAGCTCTGGTCCTACCTGTCCTCCGAACCGCTGCTGTGGCTGTGGGCGACGCTGATCGCCTATTGGATCGGGGATACGATTTTCAGGCGCGTGAACCGCAGCCCCTTCGCCAATCCGGTGATGATCGCGGTGGTTATCCTCGGGGCGGTGCTTCTGATGACGGGCACGCCCTATCAGCGTTATTTCGACGGGGCGCAATTCGTGCACTTCATGCTGGGTCCGGCGACGGTCTGTCTTGCGGTGCCGCTGCATGCGAACCTGCCGAAAGTGAAACGCGCGCTTCTGCCGATCGCGGCGGGGCTCGTGGCGGGGTCGGTCACGGCCATCGTCTCGGTTCTGGCGATTGCGAAGGCGATGGGCGCGGGGCCTGAACTGCTCGCCTCGCTCGCGCCGAAATCGGTGACGGCCCCGGTGGCTATCGGTATTTCGCAAAGCTTGGGTGGCGAGCCGTCGCTGACCGCGGCGCTGGTGATCCTCACTGGCATGATCGGGGCGATCACGGTGACGCCGATGCTCAACCTGCTGGGTTTTCGCGACTGGCGGGCGCGGGGCTTTGCGGTGGGTGTGGCCGCCCACGGCATCGGCACGGCGCGGGCTTTTCAGGTGCATGAGACTGCGGGCGCCTTTGCGTCCATCGGCATGGGGCTGAACGCGGTGCTGACCGCCTTCCTCGCGCCGGTCGTGCTGAGTTACTTCGGTTAA
- a CDS encoding trimeric intracellular cation channel family protein, whose product MTALPDWLGEFPLGAALDYASVLVFALTGALVASRQQLDLVGFIFIAALTAIGGGTLRDLLLGRDPVFWVGDPTYVLIAAGAAVVVFFTAHLLESRYRALLWLDACALAVAVPAGVAITMRLEHGPVIVLIMGIATGTFGGLMRDVVCNEVPLVLKQGELYLSCAFAGAMSAVVATALGADTLIALLICGGVTFALRAGSLRFGWKLPVYKARPPRQY is encoded by the coding sequence ATGACCGCCCTGCCCGACTGGCTGGGGGAGTTTCCCTTGGGCGCGGCGCTGGATTACGCCTCGGTACTGGTCTTCGCGCTGACCGGGGCTCTGGTCGCCTCGCGCCAGCAGCTCGACCTCGTGGGCTTCATCTTCATTGCCGCGCTGACCGCTATCGGCGGCGGCACGCTGCGTGATCTGCTTCTGGGGCGCGACCCGGTCTTCTGGGTCGGCGATCCGACCTATGTGCTGATCGCGGCAGGGGCGGCGGTGGTCGTGTTCTTCACCGCGCATCTCTTGGAAAGCCGCTACCGCGCGCTGCTGTGGCTCGATGCCTGTGCCTTGGCGGTCGCGGTGCCTGCGGGCGTCGCGATCACGATGCGGCTGGAGCATGGCCCGGTGATCGTGCTGATCATGGGCATCGCCACCGGCACGTTCGGCGGCTTGATGCGTGACGTGGTCTGCAACGAGGTGCCGCTGGTGCTCAAACAGGGCGAGCTGTATCTGTCCTGCGCGTTTGCCGGGGCCATGAGCGCCGTGGTCGCGACGGCCCTCGGGGCGGATACGCTGATCGCGCTGTTGATCTGCGGCGGCGTGACCTTTGCGCTGCGCGCCGGATCGCTGCGTTTCGGCTGGAAGCTTCCGGTCTACAAGGCGCGCCCGCCGAGGCAGTATTAA
- the rnhA gene encoding ribonuclease HI — MPELYAWTDGACSGNPGPGGWGVLMRAMDGESVVKERELKGGEAETTNNRMELLAAINALETLTRDTAITITTDSAYVKNGVTGWIHGWKRNGWKTAAKKPVKNVDLWQRLDEAQRRHRVTWEWIKGHAGHPENERADELARAGMEPFKPAKQK, encoded by the coding sequence ATGCCTGAGCTTTACGCATGGACGGACGGTGCCTGCAGCGGCAATCCCGGCCCCGGCGGCTGGGGCGTCTTGATGCGTGCGATGGACGGCGAAAGCGTCGTCAAGGAGCGTGAGCTGAAGGGCGGCGAGGCCGAGACCACCAATAACCGGATGGAGCTTCTGGCCGCGATCAACGCTCTGGAGACCCTGACCCGCGACACCGCGATCACGATCACCACCGACTCCGCTTACGTGAAGAACGGCGTCACCGGCTGGATCCACGGCTGGAAGCGCAACGGCTGGAAGACCGCGGCGAAGAAGCCGGTGAAGAACGTCGACCTTTGGCAGCGGCTGGACGAGGCGCAGCGCCGCCATCGTGTGACGTGGGAATGGATCAAGGGCCATGCGGGCCACCCCGAGAACGAGCGCGCCGACGAGCTGGCCCGCGCCGGGATGGAGCCCTTCAAACCGGCCAAGCAAAAATGA
- a CDS encoding glutathione S-transferase family protein — MKLYSMPSSGNSYKVRLLMALLGQSYDKIDVEYDTDALAEAHESGALPFGRAPALHLDDGRVLAESNAILTYLGEGSRFVPEDRFVRAQMLSWMFWEQNQHEGVIAVRAAILCYPHRAHERTQETLDALEVRGHVLLGIMEQRLEQADWLAGDAMSLADICLYAYTHTAETRGGYDLEPFPALRRWLDRIAALDGYVGLDA, encoded by the coding sequence ATGAAGCTTTATTCGATGCCCTCCTCGGGCAACAGCTACAAGGTGCGTCTGCTGATGGCGTTGCTCGGTCAGAGCTACGACAAGATCGATGTCGAGTATGACACCGACGCCTTGGCCGAAGCTCATGAAAGCGGCGCGCTGCCCTTCGGTCGGGCGCCGGCGCTGCATCTCGACGACGGGCGGGTGCTCGCGGAGTCCAACGCGATCCTGACCTATCTCGGCGAGGGCTCGCGCTTCGTGCCGGAGGATCGTTTCGTCCGGGCGCAGATGCTGTCGTGGATGTTCTGGGAGCAGAACCAGCACGAGGGCGTCATCGCCGTGCGCGCCGCGATCCTGTGCTATCCGCATCGCGCCCATGAGCGCACGCAGGAGACGCTCGACGCGCTGGAAGTGCGCGGCCACGTCCTGCTGGGCATCATGGAACAGCGGCTGGAGCAGGCCGATTGGCTCGCGGGCGACGCAATGAGTCTCGCCGATATCTGCCTTTACGCCTACACCCATACCGCCGAGACCCGCGGCGGCTATGATCTCGAGCCCTTCCCGGCACTGCGCCGCTGGCTCGACCGGATCGCAGCGCTCGACGGCTATGTGGGTCTCGATGCCTGA
- a CDS encoding DUF3429 domain-containing protein, whose translation MRGIGPKIPGGALLLGLAGLIPFLWGVLVVQTGQFAFIADPRVAVLAYGLMIFCFMTGSLWGFAASAEWETGYFLAVAPVIFFIAFVALGMPVNFVLILGFLALLPLDWLFQKFGHTPRWWLKLRIGLTVVVVACLIAIVRT comes from the coding sequence ATGCGCGGTATTGGCCCGAAAATCCCCGGCGGCGCTTTGCTCCTTGGTCTTGCCGGGCTGATCCCGTTCCTCTGGGGCGTGCTGGTCGTGCAAACCGGGCAATTCGCCTTCATCGCGGACCCACGTGTGGCGGTGCTCGCCTATGGTCTGATGATCTTTTGCTTCATGACGGGCAGCCTCTGGGGTTTCGCCGCGAGCGCGGAATGGGAGACCGGCTATTTCCTCGCCGTCGCTCCGGTTATCTTCTTCATCGCCTTCGTGGCGCTCGGGATGCCGGTGAATTTCGTGCTGATTCTGGGCTTCCTCGCCCTGCTGCCGCTCGACTGGCTGTTCCAGAAATTCGGCCACACACCGCGCTGGTGGCTCAAACTGCGCATCGGCCTGACGGTCGTCGTCGTCGCCTGCCTGATCGCGATCGTAAGGACGTAA
- the ispH gene encoding 4-hydroxy-3-methylbut-2-enyl diphosphate reductase, with amino-acid sequence MKPSLTLYLAAPRGFCAGVDRAIKIVEMAIEKWGAPVYVRHEIVHNKYVVDSLRDQGAVFVEELDECPDDRPVIFSAHGVPKSVPAEASRREMIYVDATCPLVSKVHKEAERHSNEGLQMVMIGHAGHPEVLGTMGQLPDGEVLLVETVEDVAKITPRDPDRLAFITQTTLSVDDTAAIVTALQDRFPKIVGPAKEDICYATTNRQASVKAMADQIDALLVIGAPNSSNSRRLVEVGKASGCAYSQLVQRAADIDWRALEGVQTVGVTAGASAPEVLIDEVIDAFRQRYDLTVDQIETAREDIEFKVPRVLREAS; translated from the coding sequence ATGAAACCCTCCCTGACCCTTTATCTGGCGGCCCCGCGCGGCTTTTGCGCGGGCGTCGACCGGGCGATCAAGATCGTCGAGATGGCGATCGAGAAATGGGGCGCACCGGTCTATGTGCGCCACGAGATCGTGCATAACAAATACGTCGTCGACAGCCTGCGCGACCAAGGCGCGGTCTTCGTGGAAGAGCTCGACGAATGCCCCGATGACCGGCCGGTGATCTTCTCGGCCCATGGCGTGCCGAAATCGGTGCCTGCCGAGGCGTCGCGGCGCGAGATGATCTATGTCGACGCGACCTGCCCGCTGGTGAGCAAGGTCCACAAGGAAGCCGAGCGGCACTCGAACGAGGGGCTGCAGATGGTCATGATCGGCCATGCGGGCCACCCGGAAGTGCTGGGCACGATGGGGCAGCTGCCCGATGGCGAGGTGCTGCTGGTCGAGACGGTCGAGGACGTCGCCAAGATCACGCCGCGCGATCCCGATCGGCTGGCCTTCATCACCCAGACCACGCTCTCGGTCGATGACACCGCGGCGATAGTGACCGCGCTGCAGGACCGTTTCCCGAAGATCGTCGGCCCCGCGAAGGAAGACATCTGCTACGCCACCACCAACCGTCAGGCATCGGTGAAGGCGATGGCCGATCAGATAGACGCGTTGCTCGTGATCGGCGCGCCGAACTCGTCCAACTCGCGCCGTCTGGTCGAGGTCGGCAAAGCCTCGGGCTGCGCCTATTCGCAGCTGGTGCAGCGCGCCGCGGATATCGACTGGCGTGCGCTGGAGGGTGTGCAGACGGTCGGCGTGACCGCGGGCGCGAGCGCGCCGGAAGTGCTGATCGACGAGGTGATCGACGCCTTCCGCCAGCGCTATGACCTGACCGTCGACCAGATCGAAACCGCCCGCGAGGACATCGAATTCAAGGTGCCCCGCGTGCTGAGAGAGGCCTCGTGA
- a CDS encoding YqaA family protein, whose product MLENVSLFGLFVSALLAATPIPFQSELVFVALQTLGTQNIWLMILIAAVGNTIGSLVTYVIGLGVTHLKDRKWFPASEAQLARGHRWFERWGIGLLLLSWAPGGDLICLVAGILRMSMWLFIPLVFVAKAGRYAVLAWLTAEAIKLAS is encoded by the coding sequence ATGCTCGAAAACGTCTCCCTCTTCGGCCTCTTCGTCTCGGCGCTTCTGGCGGCGACGCCGATCCCGTTCCAGTCGGAGCTCGTATTCGTCGCGCTGCAGACGCTTGGCACCCAGAATATCTGGCTGATGATCCTCATAGCCGCCGTGGGAAACACGATCGGCTCGCTCGTCACCTACGTGATCGGACTGGGCGTCACCCACTTGAAAGACCGCAAATGGTTTCCGGCCTCCGAAGCGCAGCTCGCGCGCGGCCATCGCTGGTTCGAGCGCTGGGGGATCGGGCTGCTGTTGCTGAGCTGGGCCCCCGGCGGCGATCTTATCTGCCTCGTCGCGGGCATCCTGCGGATGTCGATGTGGCTCTTCATTCCGCTGGTCTTCGTGGCCAAGGCCGGGCGCTACGCGGTGCTGGCCTGGCTGACGGCGGAAGCGATCAAACTCGCAAGCTGA
- a CDS encoding LabA-like NYN domain-containing protein — MFYKDERLALFIDGSNLYAAAKALGFDIDYKLLRQEFERRGKLVRAFYYTALLESEEYSPIRPLVDWLNYNGFAMVTKPAKEYTDSMGRRKVKGNMDIELAVDAMELAPRLDHIVLFSGDGDFRPLIESLQRQGCRVSVVSTIRSQPPMIADELRRQADNFIELDALREVIGRPPREPREDENGDDS, encoded by the coding sequence ATGTTCTACAAGGACGAACGGCTCGCCCTGTTCATTGACGGATCTAATCTCTATGCGGCCGCCAAGGCGCTTGGCTTTGATATTGATTACAAGCTGTTGAGACAAGAATTCGAACGTCGCGGTAAACTCGTCCGCGCGTTCTATTACACCGCTCTTCTGGAGAGTGAAGAATATTCGCCGATCCGACCGCTCGTGGATTGGCTGAATTACAATGGATTCGCGATGGTCACCAAACCCGCCAAGGAATACACGGATTCCATGGGTCGCCGGAAGGTGAAGGGCAATATGGATATCGAGCTGGCCGTCGATGCGATGGAACTCGCACCGCGCCTCGATCATATCGTGCTGTTCTCCGGCGATGGTGATTTCCGTCCGCTGATCGAAAGCCTTCAGCGTCAGGGTTGCCGCGTCTCGGTCGTCTCGACGATCCGCTCGCAGCCGCCGATGATCGCCGACGAGCTGCGCCGTCAGGCCGACAATTTCATCGAACTCGACGCGCTGCGCGAAGTGATCGGTCGCCCGCCGCGTGAGCCGCGCGAGGACGAGAACGGCGACGACAGCTGA
- the folK gene encoding 2-amino-4-hydroxy-6-hydroxymethyldihydropteridine diphosphokinase — MVAFGANLPSQFGSPRTTLCAAIERLEQLGFSLVAASRFWSTPAVPEGSGPDFVNACCKMRSSLQPRDALAQLHGVEEEFGRVREGRWSARVVDIDLIASEDRVLPERESFLRWKNLPPEAQRRDAPTELILPHPRLQDRAFVLIPLAEIAPLWRHPITGDSVMDMLAALPEVEKNPISPL, encoded by the coding sequence TTGGTCGCTTTCGGGGCGAATCTACCAAGCCAATTCGGGTCTCCTCGCACTACGCTCTGCGCCGCGATCGAGCGGCTCGAGCAATTGGGGTTTTCCTTGGTTGCCGCCAGTCGGTTCTGGTCGACGCCTGCCGTTCCCGAAGGGTCCGGTCCCGATTTCGTGAACGCTTGTTGCAAAATGCGAAGCAGTTTGCAACCGCGCGATGCGCTCGCGCAACTTCATGGAGTCGAAGAAGAATTTGGCCGTGTGCGGGAAGGTCGTTGGAGCGCGCGTGTTGTCGATATCGACCTGATCGCCTCGGAGGATCGGGTTCTGCCGGAACGCGAGAGCTTTCTGCGCTGGAAAAACCTTCCGCCGGAGGCGCAGCGGCGCGACGCTCCGACCGAGCTGATCCTGCCGCATCCGCGCTTGCAGGACAGGGCTTTCGTGCTGATTCCCTTGGCCGAAATCGCACCGCTCTGGCGCCACCCGATCACGGGCGACAGCGTGATGGATATGCTCGCCGCTCTTCCCGAGGTGGAAAAAAACCCGATTTCCCCTCTGTAA
- the rpoZ gene encoding DNA-directed RNA polymerase subunit omega: MARVTVEDCVDKVPNRFELVMLASHRAREIAAGAPLTVERDNDKNPVVALREIAEETQSAEDLRERLIESNQTQIEVDEPEEDSMAMLMGGESPDRAVEDDMSEERMLRALMDAQGRE, encoded by the coding sequence ATGGCCCGCGTGACGGTTGAAGATTGCGTTGACAAGGTTCCGAACCGCTTCGAGCTGGTAATGCTCGCTTCGCATCGTGCCCGCGAAATCGCTGCTGGCGCTCCCCTCACGGTCGAGCGTGACAATGATAAAAACCCCGTCGTCGCTCTGCGCGAAATCGCCGAGGAGACCCAATCGGCCGAGGATCTGCGTGAGCGTCTCATCGAGAGCAACCAGACCCAGATCGAGGTCGACGAGCCCGAAGAGGACTCGATGGCGATGCTCATGGGTGGCGAGAGCCCCGATCGTGCCGTCGAAGACGACATGAGCGAAGAGCGTATGCTGCGCGCGCTGATGGACGCGCAGGGGCGCGAATAA